Proteins co-encoded in one Erinaceus europaeus chromosome 2, mEriEur2.1, whole genome shotgun sequence genomic window:
- the GINS3 gene encoding DNA replication complex GINS protein PSF3, protein MSEAYFRVESGALGPEENFLSLDDILMSHEKLPVRTEIPIPRLGAFFQERSGGAETDHAIPQGSKLELPLWLAKGLFDNKRRMLSVELPKIYQEGWRTVFSADANVVDLHKMGPHFYGFGSQLLHFDSPENTDISQSLLQTFIGRFRRIMDSSQNAYNEDTSALVARLDEMERGLFQTGQKGLNDFQCWERGQASQITASSLVQNYKKRKFTDMEN, encoded by the exons ATGTCCGAGGCTTATTTCCGGGTGGAGTCGGGGGCGCTGGGGCCTGAGGAGAACTTTCTTTCCTTGGACGACATCCTCATGTCGCACGAGAAGCTCCCGGTGCGCACAGAGATTCCGATACCCCGCCTGGGCGCCTTCTTCCAGGAGCGGAGCGGAGGCGCTGAGACCGACCACGCCATCCCGCAG GGCTCAAAACTTGAACTTCCCTTGTGGCTAGCAAAAGGACTTTTTGACAACAAGCGGCGAATGCTTTCTGTGGAGCTTCCCAAGATCTACCAAGAAGGCTGGAGAACTGTTTTCAGTGCAGATGCCAATGTGGTGGACCTCCACAAAATGGGGCCACATTTCTATGGGTTTGGCTCTCAGCTTCTACATTTTGACAGTCCAGAGAATACGGACATTTCCCAATCTCTCTTGCAG ACATTTATTGGACGTTTTCGCCGCATCATGGACTCTTCCCAGAATGCTTACAATGAAGACACATCAGCACTGGTAGCCAGGCTAGATGAGATGGAGAGGGGCTTATTTCAAACAGGGCAGAAAGGACTGAATGATTTTCAGTGCTGGGAGAGGGGACAAGCTTCTCAGATCACAGCTTCCAGCCTTGTTCAGAACTACAAGAAGAGAAAATTCACTGATATGGAAAACTGA